The following coding sequences lie in one Desulfomonilia bacterium genomic window:
- a CDS encoding type II toxin-antitoxin system RelE/ParE family toxin, whose product MAGYNIFFKESVEKDLRAIPKKDLQKILSRIEALAKDPRPPGHEKLSGQEKYRIRQGRYRIIYSIQDRELTVWVVKVGHRKNVYR is encoded by the coding sequence ATGGCCGGATATAATATTTTCTTCAAGGAATCTGTCGAGAAGGACTTACGCGCAATACCGAAGAAAGATCTTCAAAAAATTCTATCCCGCATCGAAGCTCTTGCAAAAGATCCGAGACCGCCAGGGCACGAGAAGCTTTCCGGACAGGAAAAATATCGCATCCGTCAGGGACGATACAGAATTATCTATTCTATTCAGGATAGGGAGCTTACCGTCTGGGTGGTAAAGGTAGGGCATCGAAAAAATGTTTATCGCTGA
- a CDS encoding CopG family transcriptional regulator, translated as MSTAAMRATIYLDPELHKALRLKALETSQSLSKLVNEAIRESLAEDAEDIAAFEERAKEPLISYEAMIKRLKKDGRI; from the coding sequence ATGAGCACGGCAGCCATGAGAGCCACCATATATCTGGACCCTGAATTACATAAGGCACTCAGACTCAAGGCCCTTGAAACGTCGCAGTCCCTCTCAAAGCTGGTAAACGAAGCCATTAGGGAATCTCTGGCCGAAGACGCCGAAGATATCGCCGCATTTGAAGAAAGGGCAAAAGAGCCGCTTATCAGCTATGAAGCAATGATCAAGAGGCTTAAGAAAGATGGCCGGATATAA
- a CDS encoding potassium transporter Kup translates to MDITNNAGNIQPEGFAAKAALCIGALGVVFGDIGTSPLYAIKECFRSSHNIGLTHVNVLGVISLVFWAITIVISVKYVTFVLKADNHGEGGIFALLGLTSAGSEQLLPKFRKYLVIIAIFGASLLYGDGVITPAISVMSAIEGLNVATTAAQRFIVPLTCIILFLLFFLQKRGTSTIGRIFGPVMILWFLVIAVLGIKEIFHYPGIIKAVNPLYALNFFFTNSIHGIIILGSVVLCITGGEALYADLGHFGRPTIRRAWFYVAYPALILNYFGQGALLLNNPETVANPFYGLVPKPLLYPMVALSTIATIIASQAMISGIFSLTQQAVQLGICPRLRIKHTSYFQEGQIYISGINWALMIACIGVVLIFKESSGLAGAYGVAVTLDMTITSVMFFMVARHTMKWPKRKAVPLLCLFLMFDLAFVSGNLFKISEGGWFTLLVAGIVMTLLTTWKDGRSQLSRKLNEIRLPLDMFLEDVSKKKPYRVEGTAVFMTVSPTGTPPALLHHIKHNKVLHEKVILLSIKTSDIPSVPKKERVAIDNLGSGFYRIIADYGFMESPNVPDIMKLAGRKGLETDPAQTTYYLGRETLLTEGTSKMATWRKALFAFMSRNASNPTIFFGIPPNRVIELGAQIEL, encoded by the coding sequence TTGGATATAACAAATAATGCGGGAAATATTCAGCCTGAAGGCTTCGCTGCAAAAGCCGCACTCTGTATCGGAGCGCTTGGCGTAGTTTTCGGCGATATTGGCACAAGCCCGCTTTACGCCATAAAGGAATGCTTCCGGAGTTCTCATAATATAGGCCTTACGCATGTCAATGTCCTGGGGGTTATTTCCCTTGTCTTCTGGGCGATAACCATAGTCATAAGCGTAAAATACGTGACATTCGTACTCAAGGCTGACAACCACGGAGAAGGCGGCATATTCGCTCTTCTGGGACTTACATCTGCAGGGAGCGAACAGCTTTTACCCAAGTTCAGGAAGTATCTCGTGATAATAGCCATATTCGGTGCATCACTCCTTTACGGGGATGGAGTTATAACTCCCGCAATATCGGTGATGTCGGCCATCGAAGGGCTCAATGTTGCAACCACTGCGGCACAGAGATTTATCGTTCCGTTAACCTGCATAATTCTGTTCTTGCTCTTTTTTCTCCAGAAACGGGGAACATCAACCATCGGCAGGATTTTCGGCCCGGTCATGATATTGTGGTTCCTTGTGATAGCCGTTCTCGGGATAAAGGAAATATTCCATTATCCCGGCATAATCAAAGCAGTCAATCCACTGTACGCCCTTAATTTCTTTTTCACCAACAGCATCCACGGCATAATCATCCTCGGTTCGGTCGTCCTTTGCATTACCGGAGGCGAGGCACTGTATGCAGACCTGGGCCATTTCGGAAGACCCACAATAAGAAGGGCATGGTTTTATGTCGCATATCCTGCGCTGATACTGAATTATTTCGGGCAGGGCGCACTGCTTTTAAACAATCCTGAGACAGTGGCCAATCCATTTTACGGACTTGTCCCAAAACCTCTTCTTTATCCTATGGTCGCACTTTCAACCATTGCTACGATAATTGCCTCTCAGGCCATGATTTCAGGCATATTCTCACTGACACAGCAGGCTGTACAGCTGGGTATCTGTCCGAGGCTCAGGATCAAGCATACGTCATATTTTCAGGAAGGCCAGATTTACATCTCTGGAATCAACTGGGCCCTTATGATTGCCTGCATAGGCGTGGTGCTTATTTTCAAGGAATCAAGCGGCCTGGCGGGTGCCTACGGGGTTGCGGTGACATTGGACATGACGATTACTTCCGTTATGTTTTTCATGGTTGCTAGGCATACGATGAAATGGCCCAAAAGAAAGGCCGTCCCGCTACTCTGCCTGTTCCTGATGTTCGACCTCGCCTTTGTAAGCGGAAACTTATTCAAGATAAGCGAAGGCGGATGGTTCACCCTTCTGGTTGCAGGGATTGTGATGACACTGCTGACAACATGGAAGGACGGCCGTTCTCAGCTTTCACGGAAGTTGAATGAAATAAGACTGCCGCTTGACATGTTCCTGGAAGACGTATCGAAGAAAAAGCCTTACCGTGTCGAGGGGACGGCCGTGTTCATGACGGTCTCTCCCACTGGTACACCGCCTGCGCTGCTTCATCATATCAAGCACAACAAGGTCCTTCATGAAAAGGTGATACTGCTCTCCATTAAGACGTCTGACATACCCAGCGTGCCTAAAAAAGAAAGGGTGGCGATCGATAACCTGGGAAGCGGGTTTTACAGGATAATCGCAGACTACGGCTTTATGGAGTCGCCAAATGTGCCGGATATAATGAAGCTTGCGGGAAGGAAAGGTCTTGAGACCGATCCGGCTCAGACGACGTATTATCTGGGCAGGGAGACGCTGCTGACGGAGGGGACTTCAAAAATGGCAACCTGGAGGAAAGCGCTTTTTGCATTCATGTCGAGAAACGCTTCCAATCCGACCATATTCTTCGGCATACCGCCGAACAGGGTTATTGAACTGGGGGCCCAGATCGAACTCTAA
- a CDS encoding potassium transporter Kup, with product MSDKTEQGGKTEDRPHESEGRNPAGRLIPLVIGALGVVFGDIGTSPLYTLKECFRGFHPIAVNHLNIMGITSLIFWSLTMVVSVKYVSFILRADNHGEGGIFALLGLTSSDRNSRFPRFNAAIVMTAIIGASLLYGDGIITPAISVLSAIEGLSVATVAADPYIVPLTCVVLFGIFMFQRRGTARIGYVFGPVMIGWFAAIALLGLVNITKLPSILYSLNPVYAVRFFAEHRFHGIIVMGSVVLCITGGEALYADLGHFGRRPIRMSWYMIVYPALILNYMGQGALLYSNPAVADNPFYGLVPRPFLYPMVCLATSAAIIASQAMISGLFSLTQQAVQFGFCPRLRIKHTSSQKEGQIYISGINYALMIACIGIVLIFKRSAGLAGAYGIAVTLTMVITTLMYYVVLTRTYKWSRIKALPVIALFFVIDTVFVAGNLFKIKDGGWFTLMVAAIVIVLMTTWKDGREMLSRKLLSMRFPLDMFLKDIASHPITRVRGTAVFMTVSPVGTPPALLHHVKHNQVLHDRVILLSIRTSDIPEVEKKDRITLTALGQGFYQVIADYGFMEYPNIPEIMRLLGKKGIETDPAKTTYYLGRETLLTGGDSSMMKWRKTLFAFMSRNASNPTIFFGIPPNRVIELGTQIEM from the coding sequence GTGAGCGATAAGACAGAACAAGGGGGCAAAACTGAAGACCGGCCCCATGAATCCGAGGGGCGCAATCCTGCGGGTCGCTTGATTCCGCTCGTGATAGGCGCCCTGGGAGTTGTTTTCGGAGATATCGGTACCAGCCCGCTCTATACCTTAAAGGAATGTTTCAGAGGTTTTCATCCCATAGCCGTAAACCATTTGAACATAATGGGGATAACATCGCTCATATTCTGGTCTCTTACGATGGTCGTCAGTGTGAAATATGTAAGCTTCATCCTTCGTGCCGATAACCACGGGGAAGGCGGCATTTTTGCACTTCTAGGCCTTACGTCATCCGACAGGAACAGCAGATTTCCCAGATTCAATGCGGCTATTGTGATGACAGCAATAATAGGCGCCTCACTGCTTTATGGAGACGGAATCATAACGCCGGCAATATCTGTCCTCTCGGCCATTGAGGGATTGAGCGTTGCGACGGTCGCCGCGGATCCTTATATAGTACCGCTGACCTGTGTGGTACTTTTCGGAATTTTCATGTTTCAGAGAAGGGGAACGGCGAGAATAGGCTATGTATTCGGTCCTGTAATGATCGGCTGGTTTGCCGCCATTGCCTTATTGGGGCTGGTAAACATAACAAAGTTGCCTTCGATTCTCTATTCGCTGAATCCAGTTTATGCTGTGCGTTTCTTCGCAGAGCACCGTTTCCATGGAATAATAGTAATGGGTTCTGTCGTCCTTTGCATTACCGGAGGCGAAGCGCTTTATGCTGATCTCGGACATTTCGGAAGGCGACCCATAAGGATGTCATGGTATATGATAGTCTATCCTGCACTCATATTGAACTATATGGGGCAGGGTGCGCTTCTTTACTCAAATCCGGCGGTTGCCGACAACCCGTTTTACGGGCTGGTTCCGAGGCCCTTCTTGTATCCGATGGTATGCCTTGCAACTTCGGCTGCTATCATCGCATCGCAGGCCATGATATCCGGGCTGTTCTCTCTTACACAGCAGGCAGTGCAATTCGGCTTCTGTCCCCGTCTGAGAATCAAGCACACATCAAGCCAGAAGGAAGGCCAGATATACATATCCGGAATCAATTACGCACTCATGATAGCATGCATTGGTATTGTGTTGATATTCAAACGGTCTGCAGGGCTGGCTGGTGCATACGGCATAGCGGTTACACTCACAATGGTCATTACTACGCTGATGTATTATGTAGTGCTGACCAGGACATATAAATGGTCCAGGATAAAGGCCCTTCCTGTTATTGCCTTATTCTTCGTGATAGATACGGTCTTTGTCGCAGGCAACCTTTTCAAGATCAAGGACGGCGGCTGGTTCACGTTGATGGTGGCCGCCATCGTAATAGTTCTGATGACAACATGGAAGGACGGCAGGGAAATGCTCTCCAGAAAGCTGCTGTCAATGAGGTTTCCACTTGACATGTTCCTTAAGGATATTGCTTCGCATCCGATTACCAGGGTCAGGGGTACGGCTGTTTTCATGACAGTTTCCCCGGTCGGAACACCGCCGGCTCTTCTCCATCATGTAAAACACAACCAGGTGCTCCATGACAGGGTGATACTTCTTTCAATAAGAACCTCTGATATCCCGGAGGTTGAAAAAAAAGACCGCATTACACTGACCGCTCTCGGACAGGGGTTCTATCAGGTAATTGCCGATTACGGCTTCATGGAGTATCCGAACATACCCGAAATAATGAGGCTTCTTGGGAAAAAAGGGATTGAAACGGATCCGGCCAAGACCACATATTATCTTGGCAGGGAAACGCTTCTGACCGGTGGCGATTCCAGTATGATGAAATGGAGGAAGACGCTCTTTGCCTTCATGTCAAGAAACGCTTCCAATCCCACGATATTCTTTGGTATACCTCCGAACAGGGTTATTGAACTCGGAACGCAGATAGAAATGTGA
- a CDS encoding SGNH/GDSL hydrolase family protein: MRILIRGGSIAAGHGVLKGYADILKEKLSASGIELINRSRYRETSFEGVWSFDEDIEPFRPDILLLNFGIDDAFRPVYRSEFQENHVRMIRRARKLFNPRIVLATSHTFDDPYEMDAVNIYYRSLRIVAKDLLCDLVPIDFLWAGYIFEKGLISSELCLADARYPNERGHELFADFIYDYLKI; this comes from the coding sequence ATGCGTATTCTTATAAGGGGAGGAAGCATTGCTGCCGGACACGGTGTACTGAAAGGGTATGCCGACATACTGAAGGAAAAATTGTCGGCATCAGGAATAGAACTTATTAACCGATCCCGTTACCGTGAGACAAGCTTTGAAGGAGTCTGGTCATTCGATGAAGACATCGAACCTTTCAGGCCGGATATTCTGTTACTTAATTTCGGCATCGACGATGCATTCAGGCCGGTTTACCGTTCCGAATTTCAGGAAAACCATGTCCGGATGATCAGGCGTGCAAGAAAACTCTTTAATCCGCGCATCGTTCTGGCAACATCTCACACATTTGATGACCCTTATGAGATGGATGCCGTAAACATCTATTACAGGTCTCTCAGAATCGTTGCAAAAGACCTTCTTTGCGATCTCGTCCCGATAGACTTTTTATGGGCCGGTTATATCTTTGAAAAAGGCCTGATAAGTTCAGAATTGTGCCTTGCCGATGCCCGTTATCCCAATGAAAGAGGCCATGAATTATTTGCTGATTTTATTTATGATTATCTCAAGATTTAG
- a CDS encoding HAD family hydrolase translates to MSKTAALFDMDHTLIWVNSGHSSVVLAKRMGLVSLSHLLTGIYKILLYRLTLLEIDEWYEANISMLKGLSVEDMDLFADLWFKTMVKNHLYKEGVELINEHRRKGHRLAIVSNGPEFFVRALARALDVPEIISTRLEIKEGLLTGRLVKPLCYGEGKLKYTLSWAEENDIDLGSSYFYTDSNFDLAVMSSVGHPVAVNPDFRLKRQAKLNGWPILNFKKISAF, encoded by the coding sequence ATGAGTAAGACAGCCGCCCTTTTTGATATGGATCACACCCTCATATGGGTAAATTCCGGTCACTCTTCCGTTGTGCTTGCAAAAAGAATGGGACTGGTAAGCTTGAGCCACCTCTTGACCGGCATATATAAGATTCTGCTCTACAGACTCACGCTGCTCGAGATAGACGAATGGTACGAAGCGAATATAAGCATGCTCAAGGGCCTTAGTGTGGAAGACATGGATCTGTTTGCCGACCTCTGGTTCAAAACGATGGTCAAAAATCACCTCTATAAGGAGGGTGTGGAACTGATCAATGAACACAGGAGAAAAGGACACAGGCTTGCAATTGTCTCGAACGGTCCCGAATTTTTTGTCCGGGCCCTTGCTAGGGCGCTCGATGTGCCGGAAATCATAAGTACTCGCCTTGAGATCAAGGAGGGCCTTCTGACTGGCAGACTTGTAAAACCGTTATGCTACGGCGAGGGCAAGCTTAAATACACGCTCTCATGGGCAGAAGAAAACGATATAGACCTTGGCAGCAGCTATTTTTATACAGACTCCAATTTTGATCTTGCCGTCATGAGTTCCGTCGGCCATCCTGTCGCCGTGAATCCCGATTTCAGACTGAAAAGACAGGCAAAATTAAACGGCTGGCCGATTCTTAACTTTAAGAAGATCTCAGCATTTTGA